TGTATCTGACACCCGCATGCTGCAATTTCAGCATCAACATCCGCATCACCATCATCAGTGCCAGAGCAGAGtgccagagccatagccatagtcATAGCcatggccagagccagagccaaagcaattttctGTAGTCATATTACATGTCAgtttcctcctcctgctcctcctcctcctcgtggCCCTCTTTCTGCCACACACACCTGCATTTCTATTTGGGGGAACATCCTTTTACACTTCAACACGCTTTCGCTATAATTTCCTGTtggcaaaaacagaaaactgaCAGGCggcagcgcacacacacacagactccccctctctccctctctcggtCCTAATTTGGCCAAGGACTGACCCCCGACCCACGTCCTAGATGCACTATATGCCATATGTTTGATATCCTTGGCTGGGCTTTCTCTGTCGCATTCAATTGCCATGTAAATTGATTTGACACGTTCTGCATTTTCCTGTGtgcttttttctctctctgccaaTTATGGCCAGAGATGTAACTGGAATTGGGCCTAAACCCCCTGACCCCCTGAACCCCTGACCTTCCctcaaccaaaaaccaaacaccagagccaaagccaaagccaaaaccaaatatGCATTGACATattggaatcggaatcggtaTCGGTATCCGAATCGGTATTGAAATGACACTATCTGTTGATATAATACTCTACcggaatgctgctgctgccgtgctgctgctgctgctgtaatCTGTATGGAAGACGTGACCTGCATCGACCTACATTTCCAACCGACAACCTGTCCACCCATTGAGCACTCATTGAGCAATCGCAAAAATCGCAGATACTTTAATTCAAACAATTCAAAGCCGTTGCGAGGGTGGTGTACTCTCGGCGCtggtggtgtttttttttgttttttttaggCGCGTGTTAAGCAAATTTTCCAATTCAGCTTTCAATTGGCATTCGCCGCGTGGCCCGACTTGGCCTGGCTTTTAACGAgcgtcgtcggcggcgtcgccCCAAATTTTGCCATTGCATTGACCAAAATTGGGCGCTTCGTGGCGATTGGATTGCgtcagcggcagtggcagcgtcAGCTATTGAGCAATTGGCCAAAATGCCTTCGGACTATGTCAGGTTCAAAACTGGGGGATCGGACGTCTAGCGGCGACGTTTAGGAATTGGTAATCGAAACGGACAACAAACGCAGCTGACGCACACGAGGTCTTCGCGGGGTCTTTCGAGGGGCATTCGATGGGTCTTTCGAGCGGTCTTCGAGCGGTCTTCGAAAgtaccaaacaaaaaatttcacCCGCTGCTCACGTCattgtttattaatattcTGTTGATGTAATGTCCACTGTACCGCTATATCTCGTATATACAAATACCAATACATAGTATTTGTAGACACTGTTTATGCTATAATTCAGTTTGACTTTTGACAGCTTTTTTTCGGGGCGTTTTGTTGTCTAAATAAATGGCCAAAAATTGTCGAGATTTTTCTTGCATTTTCACACGATATTCTCGATTTCTCTCACATTTTTTCCAGTTGCATTTCAAAGTAAAATTCTTTCGGACTCCCCCCATCAATcactcgagagagagagacacagggAGAGAGGGGTGGAATGCTGCCGTGTGACACActtaaaaatatactataaTTTACAATAATATAACTTATGGCGCAGCGTGTGACGCGCTGCCAAAAACGTAATAGATTTAATGAacatggaaaatgggaaattctCTATGGGGGCACTCTCGAAAATtctcatttaatttttgaatgATTCCATTCCGCGTGCCGAAATATTTGTTGCGCGTCAAAAGACACTTTGGAAAAGACAAAAAGGCTTGAAAATTCCACTTGAAAGTGCAGGCGGGCGAGCAGCCAGAGATTGTTGCAGCAattgcaaaatgaaaatggaaaagtgtTTTGTTGAAAATGTTCCAAAAACAACACCGAAACGAACGGAACGGGGGCGTTGGGATCCCACGGATGCTACCAgcacaaaatataaacaaaaggcaaaaagcaaaaagcaaaaagcaacggcaacagcaacagcaacgacatcgtcatcgtcatcgttggGCCCCCAGTCAATAAAACAACGCCAGTTGCCaggcaattgttgttgtttctttaaCGGGAATACCCTGTAATTTGCCAGCAAAAGAGTAGATTGGTGCTACGACCAGGGCCTGTCTTTTGTGACTCCAAAATGGAGATATTGAAAGATCTACCAAACCCTTGGGGAATCCAAGAAATATATTCTTTCAAAACATTTATTCGCTCGAAAAATGACAGTATTCCAAAGTAATTACCAGTCGGTAATATCGAACCGCAGAACAGATacttttgttccttttttgaggagcaacagcaaatgcaaattgccagGGCGGAGGCTCCAGCTCTGCACTTCTGTCGTTGGCGCTACTGCAATGCCCAACGAAATATTTGCCATGTAAATatgcccccaaaaaaaactgaacagaaaaaacagaaaaagggAGGAGGATATTTGAACTGTTTCCAGTTTTGGGGTTGGtgcgggtccgggtccgggtgcGGGTCCGGGTgtgggtccgggtccgggtcctaGTGCTGCCCTCTGACCCTCTGTGCTCAAGtgcaattaaatgaaaaatatttgtgaatgCAGCAAAAGTACGATATTTTCTGAAGTGCCAAAGACTGCAGCGGCGACTGGGACCAGAGACCCCCTCCATTCCCATGGAGGTTGACAGAAAAATGTATGAAAGAGTTGCTCGAAAATGAAGAGGGAAAAATGttccagacacagacacatacgGCAGGCAGACTCATTAAGAGAgcgagtgggagagggagagacagaccCTCAAAGGAGTCGGGAAGCGGGAATAATCAAGTGCGGGAAAACCATTTTCATTGGCACATCATAAAATGTTACACGCATAGAAGCCATCGAAATTTGTATGTAAATCTGAAAATTTTCgcttgctgtttgctgcttCGATATATACACGAGAATATATAGGTATAGGTGCGGgtatatatagatagatacatatatttatgtatatatataccttCGCATATGAGACGACACGGGCATGTTGGGTGATGCCTGGCCAacgcggcgtatgagcaaCATGAGCGCCAATTTGCACAGCGGATTATGTCACCAGATGATGacgagagagggcgagagggcgagagaggaGGCAGGGAAGGAGGAAGTCTACGTCTACGTCTACATATAGATACTTGTGCATCGGAACGAACGCAGCGGAGGCGAAAGCATCCCCCGACATGTCATATGTTGcttgaatttaattaacaagCTAATTTTTCAAAGCCCAAATCGTTGAGAAGAAATATAAGAGGAATCTCTATAGAGCGTGCAGGGCgtacagagagagggggcggagggggcAGAGGCCATGATGAGTGCAATTTTGGTGATGGGCTGATGccaaaataaacagaaaatcGGCGACACGTTTGCACGTTGTATGCCGTACTATTTGTGGCTCTGTTGAAATGCTGGTTCTGGCTTTTGGTTCTGGTTTATGCCCTGCCTGCCAAGATAGATGAACTGTATCCACCAGATACACGGCCGCCACTCGTTGTCTTggcatttatatatttataaacgGTTTTTGGTTATTCTTAAGAGCCCCaccaattataaaatatatttacatttaagAAATCATTTTTTTCCTCCTCCCCTTGCGTCGCGTCGTGTAATGTGCATTCAGGATCCTTCACTTACCCGCATTTTGTGGTGACATTTTTGCATTAAGCCATAAAATTAATAACCATTTCGTGTAGGAAGAAAGTGCTCTTCGCCAGAGatgccataaaaaaggtagaaGCAAGTGCGTGTACAGATCCGGGCAACTGGGGAAAATTTGTGGCCACCTTTTGCCGTACGAAATGCGCCTTTCGGCGAAGTCCCTTTCTTGAAATGCTCATCTCTAGTGCTTACTCGTGCAAGGTAACAATTTTCCATGGCTAAAAACCATATTAAAATGCCACTCACATGTTAATCCCGTTCGTGCCACCAACCCCCGCCCTCTACCCTCTAcccaaccaacaaaaaaccccCGAAAAAGTTGCGCTATGCTTCTGGATAGGagtttgcatgtgtgtgtgtgtgtgtatctgtatttaGCTACAGCCAACAATAAGCTGCAAATTTAGCATATTTCATAGATGctgacagtggcagtggcagtggcagtggcaggaggtAGTGGTTaggggggtgggtggtggggtaAACCCATGGCGAGACAAGCCAAATAAGGGCCACattttatacaaataaaacTGACAATTTAAAGCGCATTTTGTACGCATACTCCACTCCCATCCACTCCACTGATATCCTTagctcctctcctctctctctctctgtgtcctTTGTTTAAACCAGAGCTTAAAACCCCAAAGCTCTGGGCACCCAATGGGGGAATGCCAGGTTGCCACCTGTAAAATAAACTACCTGGATTTCATTTTGCACTTTTATGGGGGCACACatggggcggggggtggtGTTAGTGTTATGTGGCAGCGGAAGTGGAGCCATAAGAGCCGCATGAAGTGTGTCACCGCGTAACGAAGAAAAGGCCCGTGCAGGCATATACGAGAATGAACCGATCTTGGGCGGAAGGAGGATCTCGGCCAAGACAGAGGGATATCCGTTTGGCTTTTAATATAAGATATACTCTATACACTGCATCTTGCCCCAATCGTGATACCCTTTCCTGTGACAGGGGCCATAAAACCCCATAGTACCCAtaatgttttcattttgagttgttttttgtgggtgggtgggaCTTACCGCCATTTTTATGCGACCAATACTAATCCATAAACccatctttctctctctctctctctcttttcctctcCCCAAcccgttctctctctctatctccgtctctctttatctctccATACAGCACATGGTGCAGGCTGGCGTGGCGCCATTTCCGGGCGCTCCGGCCGGCTATGCCGCCGCTCCAgggcaggcagcagcggccgcggctgcagcagccgctgcccAGCAGGCCGGAgctgctgcggccgctgccCAACAGGCGGGCGCTGCCGCCATAGCCGCCGATAGTCTGTCCCTCGCTGTGGCGGCTGCGGCAGCCAAACAGCAGGCCGAGCCAGTGACCCAGTTAAAGGCGGCCGGCGAggcaggaggagctggagctgccacCGGGAacacagtagcagcagcagcagcagcagcagctgcagcggcagcgccaggAGCTGTCGGAGGAGTTGCAACAGAATATGCCACGGCCAATGGTGGTGCATCGGCTTCAGTGGTGGCCACGAGTGTGTCCGAATGCGCACCGTTGTACATGCAACAGACAAAGGTGAGTGCAACCTCCCCCTACCTATAACTCTACCCCTCTATATccaacccccccacccccctcacCTAACTGTGCcactgtttgtgtgtgtgtgtgtgtgtgtgtgtgtgcttttggtATGCATTTGTAGATTCGTGTACGTTTTTATGGTTTTGGTTCCACCTTTAGTTTGGTTTTGGCtctctttggtttttgctgatgctttgatttggttttccccacacacacacacacactcacacacacacaaattgatgcacacatacatacggTCAGTAGGCCGTGTTTGTTCTCATTGCAACAactgttctttgttgttgatctgctttggttttctttttttttttgttgttttgttgttttcttgttgATGTTGCGGCCGCTCTGCtgcttttacatttttaattgcatgcGTGTCCGAGCAGCTGCAAAAGAGTTAAGCCCCCACGGCAGCAAACACCCCcacaaatgcacacacacgcacacacacaaggctGCAGAGAGCACTAGAGTATCACCTTCCTGCCAGAGCCAACAGTGATGGCCCGGCAAGTGGAAAAGTCGCAAATGTACAGAGATTTCCATTAAGCAATGCCAGCACGAGCCCGAACCCACTCTTAAATTAAAAGCATATTATTTTAGAGGCTTTTAGCAGTATTTGAAAGCCCTTGTAGTAGTGATAATAGTAGATTGTGAGAAAGTATGTTTATCAaaaattatacataaatatttccatCTTTATACcgtgtaaaaaaaaagagtcttAAACCGATTTTAGAGTTCTTTCAATCGTTTCCCCTGTGGCCAGCAGGCTGCCATAATATTCGAGCCACTACTGTCGTTAGTTTTCTAGTGATTttttgtagcatacttttaggtGGCGCTGCGATTGCTCTCATTTCTCATGTGGCCCCGAGGAGTGCTCTGTAGTTTATTGTTTCTCTCGCTGTTCCAATTAAGAATTGATCATCCCAGACGtgccacatgcaacatttGCCACCAATACATGCCCCACTATGTATCCACACCAAAATCAGTTGCATTCTATATAGAATAACCGTATTTTTGCATCTAAAatatgtttgttttgtttattttgaaatatattgtCGGGCAAACATTTGTTTGCAGGTGTtctcaaagagagagagagaggggggtggcggggcggaggggggtCTAAACCGTAcaataaatactcgtacaaaacgcttgtttgattttgttgaACCCGAGGAATATTTGTTTATGGAAATTGATTCGTgcatttgaataatttaaCAGACGAGAGAGCATTAGGTTTGCTTTCATTTTTTAACAAtgcatatacacacacacaaacagcacacaaatacacacataaatgggtatgttttgtttgcatttagTTTTCAGTGAATTTGGTGcccccgtgcccgtgcccgtgaccgtgcctgtgcctgtgccctgGCTGGTGTAATAAAttaagcaaatatttaattaattgcaattaataCTCATGTTTGCTAGCCcattgttgtgttttttgttgttgtttcgacATGTACGATATGTAGTGtgcatttaatataatattttatatacatacatatatattgtatttctaTACCTGAACAATACGCGCCACTTGGAGGCTGACATTTTGAATGGTttcattgtttgtttgtttgcttgcctgcccttttgGGGGCATTTACCGAACATTCCAATTAATAcgatattgttgttgtttttaaacAACAAGAATGGGTAAATTATTCAAGGTCTCAACACATATGTATTCTTGAATATTAAATGGGACTTTTTCTCAAAATCAAAGAAATGGGTAAACTTTTCGGTAGGGGGGATActtgatacccttgcaaaCATTGCTGGCCATATAGATATAGAATTAGATTGTGCataaaataaactttatttatttgtacattTATTGGGCAGTGAATGGGTGCTCGGGAATGTTTTCTCTTGATAACtgaatgtattttttttttgtttcctccAAATTTATTTCCTAAAATACCATATACCTTGAAATGTCTGGAAAAACGTTTATAAATAGTAtacaaaaattgttgaaaatttaGTATAAGACTcaccactgcccctgcccaccGACCTGGTTGTATattcattttgcattttgtcaTGATTCCATTATAGTTTCATAGATATATAACCATTAAACAATATACAATACGATATGTAATATGCTAAATGTAAACGTAAAAGTATTTTGGGCATGTTCCAAGCAATTGAGCAACTTGTAAATGCAGTTTGGAATGTTTGGGGGTGGCgggaaggggtggggggaatgTAGACAAAAATTAAGCTAAACATTTAAGCAAATTAAGCAATTGGTGTTGGtcgcctgtctgcctgtctgggtgtattcctgttttttttttttatatagcCTTATACCACACTGCATCTATCTTaatccaaacacacacacacacattcgtaCACTCTGTAGCCCTATGTAGCGAGGGGGAGAAGAACGCCACTCGCAACTAAAACGCAAATCCTTGTTGTTATCTGAAAATTTATCACAGACAAATCTgtcaacacaaacacagacactgTACAATGGTACAGCCAGCAGTGTCGCATCCTCAACAGTCACAGTCCctggtccgggtccgggtccgggaccgggaccgggacagGCTCCTGGCCAAATCCCAGTTTCAGTGGTCACGCAGCCATCCCTGACAAATGGACATGCCATGGaccaactgcagcagcagcagcagcaccatcaccaccagctacaactgcagcaacagcagcagcagcaccaccaacaacaacaacaacaacaacaacaacagcagcaacaacaacaacaacaccatcaccatcagcaATCATCGCAGCCCCCACAAAATGTGCTCAGCATAgtgagtgtttttttttttttttggcaaaggcaaagcagccaccaacaaaaaaaaaaattataataaaatcaacaacagcagaaaaaaatataaaaaaaaagaaaacactaaaaaatagagagagagaaacgagacgagacgagaggAGACGCGCAGAGCACACAATTGAAATTTACGTGCCAGTTTCTTGGGGGTTTTTTGTCCATGTTTTCTTTTGCTCGTTTTTCCTGCTGGTTTTCCGTCCttacatttgtatttattttttttttttgtttttttgtttattgtgcTCATCTTCATTAGGCGACCAACAGACTGGCCGGGAAAATCTCCTTTTCTTTTCCGCCTCAACTTGAACTCTTTTGTAACTGCATTTTGTATGCATTGTCATCAtctgaagagagagagagagagagagagagagcgggggagagagagggggcagcagcagatgtTTAAAGGATATGccagggttttttttttttttttttgtgtgattttCAGTGCGGATTCTTTTGCTTgcaaagttttttatttttataattaattgtGAGTGGAATTACAGTTTTCAAAGCTTAGCTGTTCTCAAGCTTATGAGATTATAAGATtggaataaatatataataatatttttggaaTAATTTCCGGCAAATGAAAGTAAGGAGGGGCCTAGAGAAACATAAAATATGAATGCCTTCTGGCACTGTCTCGGAGATGAATGGGAGTGAATCGGAGCCCACAAGATTAAGCCCCCAGagattaaaaattataaacacaaattgttttctcttacgttttaGCTTTTAATATGAtccaaatatattttgtatttaaaagaaatgtttttataggtatattaaatatatttcctaatATATTTCTCTACAATAATTgtataaattatgaaatatttaaataattgatGAAAACCCGAAATATTAAGATATGCACACATGAAGCCATCAATTTTGAACCAATTAAATCAGTTAAAAGTAATTTTTTCCCCcgcaaaaaaaggaagaaaagttTACCCATAAAAACAACCGAAAGAAGTCAAAGTTTCTAACCGACATACCCCTCAGTAAATATCAAATAGGAAACAATTTAGAGCAAATTTCTTTGAGAAAGTTTGTAGCCCCAAAATATATGCAGAAATGCAGAAAGCAAATCAAAAGACGGACGGCGGGCGGTGGGCGGAGGGCGGCAGGCGACCTTTTTGCTGGCAGCATTTGTCGCGTGCCGCACAAAAGCATTTCGATAAACTAAAAAGCGTTAAATGTCATTTACGTGTAACCCGATACCCGAAACAATAACAGCCCACCGCCCCTCAGCCCCGTCGCCCCCAACCTCTTAGCCGTTAGCCATTTATATGGCCAAAGTTTTTCACGCCATTTCACTTTGGGGCCGAAATGTTCGGTAAACATGCAAacccgaaccgaacagaaccccCAACTGAAAAAAAATGCAGAGTGTacgtactatatatatatatgtatgtaggtatattTGATAGGGGAATTTTTGTTTAGATTTATGTGTCAACAATGCGCAGCAAATTAAGTTAAGCGTTATTTCTATTGCCTACATTATGGGGCATGCCCCATTGTGGCATTCGTTCTTGTTCCTGCCGCTTTTGCTGTTCAGTTTTTATTGCATTGTCATCGAATTTGCTCGGCCGGCTTTGCTTGGGGCTTATGCTCCTTTTGAGGATACCCTGGCCAGGAGGGGAGAGCCTGATGGGAAAGGCTTCCAAGGCTGATGCTGGATCGATTGTCTGTTCTGTCCGAGAGAAACCCATGGCTCCGTCCAGGGTATCTGAAGCTTCGGATGCCCCCTTTCTGTTTTTATATTCCTGCGTAAATAGAGAATTCTTTCGTATTATTCAAAGCGGGAGTGGAACGCtactgctgtgtgtgtgtgtgtgtgtgtgtgtgtgttgtaggGGCTTGTTggagcaacaacaatagccTGTCATGGCAATGCATTTTCAGTTTTAATAatgcaaaaatacaaaatgcaaacatttCCGCAGGGTCGATTGGGATTGCATTTTCTCCTGGGGCTgtggggcatgcggcatgtgtgGTGGATTGGGGGTATATTGCAACAGTTTGCGCGACAGTTTTATTGCATAAGTCAACACAAGTTTGTGCCACAAAATATGTACTCGCTctcctctctgtgtgtgtgtgtgtgggagtgtgtgggagtgtgttTGTATGGGTTTCCTGCTCCTGTTCGTGTATTCCTATCTGTGTTCCTGTGTGTGCCCCCTTCGGTTTTCCCCCCAGTAACTTTTTTATTgggtcacacacacacacacacacacagatgcgtGTGGGCATCGCATCCCTTTTCGCTCGGATGTAAACCACttgaaaattgtattttcatttcaattgtttatttattgcgGCACTTGTTCGCATTCGATTTGCCAGGAAAGTGCTGAAAAATACGACCCCaaaaacccaaccaaaaaTGCCAGCAACAGAAGTTTCCTCCAAAAATCGCTTTCAATAATATTCCCGCCGCTATTAAAAGCAGAAAACTGCAGTTATTTTCCGTACACAAagttttaatttaaacaaaactAGAATATTCCAGACTCTAGCGTTAAGAGCATCAAAATATTGAATCCTTTGACTAAACTGCTTCTATTTTCGATTCTTTTCCTTTCCCACAGTCCACAGTATTGATTGCCAATGAGGCTGCAGATTCGCAACAGAGCTCAGCCCTCTCGAATGCCGGCGGCACAGCAGGCGGTGGTacaggcggcggcggtggcggtggacCGCCCGGCTCTCCGCTCTGCAGCTCCCCGTCCAGCGTCACAGCATCGCAGCAGGCCACAGTCGCCGCAGTAGCAGCCGCCACATTTAATGGAAGTGCCACAGATAGCAGCATGTCGGGCAACACATCACCGATAGCCAGCGGCGAGCCGCTGCTCCAGACGCCGCCCgccatgcaacagcagcagcaacaacagcagcagcagcagcaacaacagcagcaacagcagcagcagcagcaacaacagcagcagcagcaaatgccGCTCCTTTGCAGCAGTCCCACATCGATGGCAGCGGCCACTTCCGTCACGGCCAGCTCGATAGCCGCCGGAGCCCTGgccgccaccagcagcagcggtgtgggcgtgggtcTCCTGCCCACCGCCGGTCTGGACAGCATGGCCAGCATGGCCAATGGGGGGGCGTTGGTGGTGCCGGCGAGTACCTCGCAAGTGATTGCCCACCTGAATGCGGCAGCAGTCAGCGGCATCATGACCGCCTCCGTGCAGTCGCCGAATGTGGTCACAAGCCTGACCAGTGCTCTAGTCCCCGCGCAGGCGCTGCCGACGGTGGCCCAGGCCGTTGCCGCCTCCATGGATGCCAAAAGTCAGCCCAAGCGGCTGCATGTCTCCAACATACCGTTCCGTTTCCGGGATCCCGATCTGCGTGCCATGTTTGGGGTGAGTGCCGGCGTGACACCTCGGGGAGGgcatgaaattaatttcaattcgtttttttttcttctcccgTTTTCGCAGCAATTTGGAACCATTCTCGATGTGGAAATCATATTCAATGAGCGCGGCAGCAAGGTAAGTCCTGTGTGGCACGTTGAAGGCTCCACCTCTGTCTTCCTTTGTGGCtgtgctctcgctctccctcccgctgcctgccgcctgccgccaaTTGTGTGGGACATTTTGCATCTAATTGTCGCacaattcatttaaattatgCACTCCAGATATTCCCAGGAGATGCTCTTTGTCCGTCGTTGCCTTGGCAACACCAGAGCCGTGTTTCTGGCTCTCGTAGCTGTCCTTTTCCTATtttcgcttctttttttttatacattaTTATGGAGCCTGGTAAAAATAATTGCACAGTTACCATGGCACCCGGAATGGTGCATAATTTAAGGCGTCCCAACACCTTGGGATACATATATTCCATTGAAGAGGAAAGAGGAGAGCTGAGCAGAGCACAGGCTGAAGCTGACGCTGAGGGAAGATCCATGAGCCATGGAGCAGAGCGAAGACAGAGCTGCAAAGTATAGGGCACGTGCatgtcgcagtcgcagtcgcactcGCAGTCCCATCCCCGGGAGACCCTCCTCCCACCATCCTTCAGAATATATAAGAGAGGAGCAATTTGCCAATGGCCCCTGTCCGAAGCATGTCCTTGGCCcatgcccccatgccccccatGCCCCGCCCTGCCTTGTTGATGTATTTTTTGTAGCAATAGCTTTTTGAAAACGACTacagcaacaaacaataaaagacAACCCCAGAGAACCTTGTTGTTTGGAttatttataagaaaatgttatatatatatatatctttttttttctttttcgtatttttttcgtattttttggAAATCGTAATCTATATACTCTATATGTTTCTTTAATTGCATGTTTGATTGCGAATGGCAGGGATTCGGTTTTGTAACATTCGCTAACAGCAACGAAGCAGAACGAGCACGCGAACGTCTACACGGCACCGTGGTTGAGGGACGCAAAATCGAGGTGGGTGCAtgccatataccatataccataacttacacacacacaaacacacctaAACACACTCCTAAACACATCCCCCTAGAAAACAACCAGAATCCACCACTAATttcacaaaaaagaaaaagaaaaaaaaacaaagaaattgCCTTTCAACTTGTAATCCTGGCGTGTGTCCTTCCAATGAGATAAGGCGCTGCCACCTTCCATAattgtttttcatttaatcCAAGGAAAGGGATCGCCTCAC
The sequence above is a segment of the Drosophila pseudoobscura strain MV-25-SWS-2005 chromosome X, UCI_Dpse_MV25, whole genome shotgun sequence genome. Coding sequences within it:
- the Rbfox1 gene encoding AF4/FMR2 family member 4 isoform X23, encoding MSAPAVEVNGSVPAVEFHQRQHMVQAGVAPFPGAPAGYAAAPGQAAAAAAAAAAAQQAGAAAAAAQQAGAAAIAADSLSLAVAAAAAKQQAEPVTQLKAAGEAGGAGAATGNTVAAAAAAAAAAAAPGAVGGVATEYATANGGASASVVATSVSECAPLYMQQTKTNLSTQTQTLYNGTASSVASSTVTVPGPGPGPGPGPGQAPGQIPVSVVTQPSLTNGHAMDQLQQQQQHHHHQLQLQQQQQQHHQQQQQQQQQQQQQQQQHHHHQQSSQPPQNVLSISTVLIANEAADSQQSSALSNAGGTAGGGTGGGGGGGPPGSPLCSSPSSVTASQQATVAAVAAATFNGSATDSSMSGNTSPIASGEPLLQTPPAMQQQQQQQQQQQQQQQQQQQQQQQQQQQQMPLLCSSPTSMAAATSVTASSIAAGALAATSSSGVGVGLLPTAGLDSMASMANGGALVVPASTSQVIAHLNAAAVSGIMTASVQSPNVVTSLTSALVPAQALPTVAQAVAASMDAKSQPKRLHVSNIPFRFRDPDLRAMFGQFGTILDVEIIFNERGSKSAYNGQKAAAPLLKTPLSQAQQQAYATAATTYTAVAARAAYGAAAAAAAQPALAGYATVAGYAREYADPYLGHGIGPVPGYGATMYRGGFNRFTPY
- the Rbfox1 gene encoding AF4/FMR2 family member 4 isoform X11, which translates into the protein MSAPAVEVNGSVPAVEFHQRQHMVQAGVAPFPGAPAGYAAAPGQAAAAAAAAAAAQQAGAAAAAAQQAGAAAIAADSLSLAVAAAAAKQQAEPVTQLKAAGEAGGAGAATGNTVAAAAAAAAAAAAPGAVGGVATEYATANGGASASVVATSVSECAPLYMQQTKTNLSTQTQTLYNGTASSVASSTVTVPGPGPGPGPGPGQAPGQIPVSVVTQPSLTNGHAMDQLQQQQQHHHHQLQLQQQQQQHHQQQQQQQQQQQQQQQQHHHHQQSSQPPQNVLSISTVLIANEAADSQQSSALSNAGGTAGGGTGGGGGGGPPGSPLCSSPSSVTASQQATVAAVAAATFNGSATDSSMSGNTSPIASGEPLLQTPPAMQQQQQQQQQQQQQQQQQQQQQQQQQQQQMPLLCSSPTSMAAATSVTASSIAAGALAATSSSGVGVGLLPTAGLDSMASMANGGALVVPASTSQVIAHLNAAAVSGIMTASVQSPNVVTSLTSALVPAQALPTVAQAVAASMDAKSQPKRLHVSNIPFRFRDPDLRAMFGQFGTILDVEIIFNERGSKGFGFVTFANSNEAERARERLHGTVVEGRKIEVNNATARVQTKKVTAVPNVVLTKDGAIPAPALVCVQWPEGYRLPVAAAWPFLGPPVGAGAPTLTPMPMPVSMAMPVAQAATAGPVATQASAAAAAAAAAAAAAAGGTPIMLTTRPPHSAMSNATATATAPRRSVYYDPFLAAAASADPNLRFQAAKPVTEVPAAQPAAILNRRTVTTLNSNPHTINRIPVPQNVLAAAPLLKTPLSQAQQQAYATAATTYTAVAARAAYGAAAAAAAQPALAGYATVAGYAREYADPYLGHGIGPVPGYGATMYRGGFNRFTPY
- the Rbfox1 gene encoding AF4/FMR2 family member 4 isoform X14, producing the protein MSAPAVEVNGSVPAVEFHQRQHMVQAGVAPFPGAPAGYAAAPGQAAAAAAAAAAAQQAGAAAAAAQQAGAAAIAADSLSLAVAAAAAKQQAEPVTQLKAAGEAGGAGAATGNTVAAAAAAAAAAAAPGAVGGVATEYATANGGASASVVATSVSECAPLYMQQTKTNLSTQTQTLYNGTASSVASSTVTVPGPGPGPGPGPGQAPGQIPVSVVTQPSLTNGHAMDQLQQQQQHHHHQLQLQQQQQQHHQQQQQQQQQQQQQQQQHHHHQQSSQPPQNVLSISTVLIANEAADSQQSSALSNAGGTAGGGTGGGGGGGPPGSPLCSSPSSVTASQQATVAAVAAATFNGSATDSSMSGNTSPIASGEPLLQTPPAMQQQQQQQQQQQQQQQQQQQQQQQQQQQQMPLLCSSPTSMAAATSVTASSIAAGALAATSSSGVGVGLLPTAGLDSMASMANGGALVVPASTSQVIAHLNAAAVSGIMTASVQSPNVVTSLTSALVPAQALPTVAQAVAASMDAKSQPKRLHVSNIPFRFRDPDLRAMFGQFGTILDVEIIFNERGSKGFGFVTFANSNEAERARERLHGTVVEGRKIEVNNATARVQTKKVTAVPNVCVQWPEGYRLPVAAAWPFLGPPVGAGAPTLTPMPMPVSMAMPVAQAATAGPVATQASAAAAAAAAAAAAAAGGTPIMLTTRPPHSAMSNATATATAPRRSVYYDPFLAAAASADPNLRFQAAKPVTEVPAAQPAAILNRRTVTTLNSNPHTINRIPVPQNVLAAAPLLKTPLSQAQQQAYATAATTYTAVAARAAYGAAAAAAAQPALAGYATVAGYAREYADPYLGHGIGPVPGYGATMYRGGFNRFTPY